Proteins found in one Planococcus citri chromosome 2, ihPlaCitr1.1, whole genome shotgun sequence genomic segment:
- the LOC135834712 gene encoding cationic amino acid transporter 3-like isoform X2, protein MSRIGNWLSQLTRRKTNAFEGETEEKLARVLGLLDLSFLGIGSTLGLGVYVLAGEVALEAGPAVTISFLIAAIASAFAGLCFAELASRVPKAGSAYVYCYVTIGEFAAFAIGWNLILEYTIGTAAVAKALSKAVDYYANNFINSTLTSILPMNMPFMAPYVDLFAFGLVSTPTALLAFGAKESSVVNNILTLVNILTVLIVIIAGIFKANASYWAISKKDIPAVIRGKQVEGGSGGFLPFGWNGVLKGAARCFFGYVGFDVIATTGEEAKNPKRNVPLALIISLVVIFMAYFGIATVITMLIPYYAQDKDKSLIIAFEDKLPVIAVIVGIGAMSALSASLLGAIFPLPRILYSMANDGLLFSSFTNVNKFTRTPLIATVVSGVLSGIFAAVFNLDALTELMSLGTLLAYSIVALCILIIRYKEVENKVHGSPNSSPRNRNSESNHFWSAVKALSNRNPTARSEKMTQWLLFFSMIFITMLCFILVNGNTIFEHESALFHGLIIGLSILCILCFIIICWQPQNNAFASFKVPLVPLVPICSIFMNIYLMMTFQGMTWVLFIIWLIVGFAIYFFYSLNHSVEGNTRRNIQTDGYAEVPLNCDNTQM, encoded by the exons ATGTCG agaatTGGCAACTGGTTAAGTCAATTAACCAGGCGTAAAACAAACGCATTCGAAGGTGAAACCGAAGAAAAACTCGCTCGCGTCTTAGGACTACTGGATTTATCGTTCTTAGGAATTGGGTCGACCCTTGGCTTAGGAGTTTACGTTCTTGCAGGAGAAGTAGCATTAGAAGCAGGACCAGCTGTCACGATTTCATTTCTAATCGCTGCCATCGCGTCTGCTTTTGCTG GTTTATGCTTTGCGGAGTTAGCATCACGAGTCCCCAAGGCAGGATCGGCGTATGTATATTGTTACGTCACTATTGGCGAGTTTGCAGCGTTTGCGATAGGATGGAATTTGATTTTGGAGTACACCATTG gtacGGCGGCTGTTGCAAAAGCGCTCAGTAAAGCTGTGGATTATTATGCCAACAATTTTATTAACAGCACGTTAACAAGTATACTTCCTATGAATATGCCTTTCATGGCACCTTATGTTGATTTATTCGCTTTTGGTCTTGTATCAACACCGACTG CATTGCTGGCTTTCGGTGCGAAAGAATCATCAGTAGTGAACAATATACTCACTCTAGTCAATATTTTAACTGTGTTGATTGTTATAATCGCCGGAATATTTAAAG ctAATGCCAGTTACTGGGCTATATCAAAAAAGGATATACCAGCTGTAATCAGAGGTAAACAAGTTGAAGGCGGTTCAGGTGGGTTTTTACCTTTTGGGTGGAACGGAGTTCTTAAAGGAGCTGCCAGATGTTTTTTTGGATATGTTGGTTTTGATGTAATTGCGACCACAG GAGAAGaagccaaaaatccaaaacgtAATGTTCCATTGGCTCTTATCATTTCTTTGGTGGTTATTTTCATGGCCTACTTTGGTATTGCAACTGTTATTACCATGTTAATTCCATATTACGCGCAA GATAAAGATAAATCATTAATTATAGCTTTTGAAGATAAATTACCTGTCATAGCCGTTATTGTAGGAATTGGAGCTATGTCTGCGTTGTCGGccag TTTGCTTGGAGCTATTTTCCCTTTGCCAAGAATTTTATATTCTATGGCCAATGATGGATTACTTTTCAGTAGTTTTACCAATGTCAATAAGTTCACAAGAACTCCTCTCATTGCTACAGTAGTATCTGGTGTACTATCGG GAATATTTGCCGCAGTGTTCAATTTAGATGCATTGACGGAATTGATGTCATTAGGCACTTTGTTGGCGTATTCGATTGTTGCTTTGTGCATTCTTATTATAAG ATACAAAGAGGTTGAAAACAAAGTACATGGGTCACCGAACTCATCACCGAGAAATAGGAATTcagaatcgaatcatttttggtcCGCTGTGAAAGCTTTGAGCAATAGAAACCCTACAGCAAGGTCTGAAAAAATGACACAGTGGTTACTGTTTTTCTCCA tgattttcattaCGATGTTGTGTTTTATATTGGTTAATGGCAATACCATCTTTGAGCACGAAAGTGCCTTGTTTCATGGACTGATAATTGGACTGTCAATTTTATGTATTCTGTGTTTCATTATCATTTGCTGGCAACCCCAAAATAATGCATTTGCTTCATTCAAG GTTCCTCTGGTGCCATTGGTGCCTATTTGCAGCATATTCATGAATATATACCTCATGATGACTTTCCAAGGGATGACGTGGGTTTTATTCATTATCTGGTTGATAGTAG GTTTTGCTATCTactttttttattcgttgaaCCACAGTGTTGAAGGTAACACACGTAGAAATATTCAGACTGATGGTTACGCTGAAGTACCTTTGAATTGTGATAACACTCAAATGTGA
- the LOC135834712 gene encoding cationic amino acid transporter 3-like isoform X1, which produces MVWGERTRIGNWLSQLTRRKTNAFEGETEEKLARVLGLLDLSFLGIGSTLGLGVYVLAGEVALEAGPAVTISFLIAAIASAFAGLCFAELASRVPKAGSAYVYCYVTIGEFAAFAIGWNLILEYTIGTAAVAKALSKAVDYYANNFINSTLTSILPMNMPFMAPYVDLFAFGLVSTPTALLAFGAKESSVVNNILTLVNILTVLIVIIAGIFKANASYWAISKKDIPAVIRGKQVEGGSGGFLPFGWNGVLKGAARCFFGYVGFDVIATTGEEAKNPKRNVPLALIISLVVIFMAYFGIATVITMLIPYYAQDKDKSLIIAFEDKLPVIAVIVGIGAMSALSASLLGAIFPLPRILYSMANDGLLFSSFTNVNKFTRTPLIATVVSGVLSGIFAAVFNLDALTELMSLGTLLAYSIVALCILIIRYKEVENKVHGSPNSSPRNRNSESNHFWSAVKALSNRNPTARSEKMTQWLLFFSMIFITMLCFILVNGNTIFEHESALFHGLIIGLSILCILCFIIICWQPQNNAFASFKVPLVPLVPICSIFMNIYLMMTFQGMTWVLFIIWLIVGFAIYFFYSLNHSVEGNTRRNIQTDGYAEVPLNCDNTQM; this is translated from the exons ATGGTGTGGGGAGAACGTACT agaatTGGCAACTGGTTAAGTCAATTAACCAGGCGTAAAACAAACGCATTCGAAGGTGAAACCGAAGAAAAACTCGCTCGCGTCTTAGGACTACTGGATTTATCGTTCTTAGGAATTGGGTCGACCCTTGGCTTAGGAGTTTACGTTCTTGCAGGAGAAGTAGCATTAGAAGCAGGACCAGCTGTCACGATTTCATTTCTAATCGCTGCCATCGCGTCTGCTTTTGCTG GTTTATGCTTTGCGGAGTTAGCATCACGAGTCCCCAAGGCAGGATCGGCGTATGTATATTGTTACGTCACTATTGGCGAGTTTGCAGCGTTTGCGATAGGATGGAATTTGATTTTGGAGTACACCATTG gtacGGCGGCTGTTGCAAAAGCGCTCAGTAAAGCTGTGGATTATTATGCCAACAATTTTATTAACAGCACGTTAACAAGTATACTTCCTATGAATATGCCTTTCATGGCACCTTATGTTGATTTATTCGCTTTTGGTCTTGTATCAACACCGACTG CATTGCTGGCTTTCGGTGCGAAAGAATCATCAGTAGTGAACAATATACTCACTCTAGTCAATATTTTAACTGTGTTGATTGTTATAATCGCCGGAATATTTAAAG ctAATGCCAGTTACTGGGCTATATCAAAAAAGGATATACCAGCTGTAATCAGAGGTAAACAAGTTGAAGGCGGTTCAGGTGGGTTTTTACCTTTTGGGTGGAACGGAGTTCTTAAAGGAGCTGCCAGATGTTTTTTTGGATATGTTGGTTTTGATGTAATTGCGACCACAG GAGAAGaagccaaaaatccaaaacgtAATGTTCCATTGGCTCTTATCATTTCTTTGGTGGTTATTTTCATGGCCTACTTTGGTATTGCAACTGTTATTACCATGTTAATTCCATATTACGCGCAA GATAAAGATAAATCATTAATTATAGCTTTTGAAGATAAATTACCTGTCATAGCCGTTATTGTAGGAATTGGAGCTATGTCTGCGTTGTCGGccag TTTGCTTGGAGCTATTTTCCCTTTGCCAAGAATTTTATATTCTATGGCCAATGATGGATTACTTTTCAGTAGTTTTACCAATGTCAATAAGTTCACAAGAACTCCTCTCATTGCTACAGTAGTATCTGGTGTACTATCGG GAATATTTGCCGCAGTGTTCAATTTAGATGCATTGACGGAATTGATGTCATTAGGCACTTTGTTGGCGTATTCGATTGTTGCTTTGTGCATTCTTATTATAAG ATACAAAGAGGTTGAAAACAAAGTACATGGGTCACCGAACTCATCACCGAGAAATAGGAATTcagaatcgaatcatttttggtcCGCTGTGAAAGCTTTGAGCAATAGAAACCCTACAGCAAGGTCTGAAAAAATGACACAGTGGTTACTGTTTTTCTCCA tgattttcattaCGATGTTGTGTTTTATATTGGTTAATGGCAATACCATCTTTGAGCACGAAAGTGCCTTGTTTCATGGACTGATAATTGGACTGTCAATTTTATGTATTCTGTGTTTCATTATCATTTGCTGGCAACCCCAAAATAATGCATTTGCTTCATTCAAG GTTCCTCTGGTGCCATTGGTGCCTATTTGCAGCATATTCATGAATATATACCTCATGATGACTTTCCAAGGGATGACGTGGGTTTTATTCATTATCTGGTTGATAGTAG GTTTTGCTATCTactttttttattcgttgaaCCACAGTGTTGAAGGTAACACACGTAGAAATATTCAGACTGATGGTTACGCTGAAGTACCTTTGAATTGTGATAACACTCAAATGTGA